The sequence below is a genomic window from Salvelinus namaycush isolate Seneca chromosome 2, SaNama_1.0, whole genome shotgun sequence.
TACTTCTCTGGACCAAGCACCTCGGGGGCTGATAGACAGACATTGAGACAGAGACCAAGACACCAAGAGAcaaccaggcagacagacagggacaatATGATGGGTAAAAGTCAACCATAATACTTTATAGCCTACACACCATTCACATCCAGATAgtatactacaccactactggTGTAACACACCCAACACTCACCAACATAGTAGGGGGTGTAACACACCCAACACTCACCAACATAGTAGGGAGTGTAACACACCCAACACTCACCAACATAGTAGGGGGTGTAACAGACCCAACACTCACCAACATAGTAGGGGGTGTAACAGACCCAACACTCACCAACATAGTAGGGGGTGTAACACACCCAACACTCACCAACATAGTAGGGGGTGTAACAGACCCAACACTCACCAACATAGTAGGGGGTGTAACAGACCCAACACTCACCAACATAGTAGGGGGTGTAACAGACCCAACACTCACCAACATAGTAGGGGGTGTAACAGACCCAACACTCACCAACATAGTAGGGGGTGTAACAGACCCAAAACTCACCAACATAGTAGGGGGTGTAACAGACCCAACACTCACCAACATAGTAGGGGGTGTAACAGACCCAACACTCACCAACATAGTAGGGGGTGTAACAGACCCAAAACTCACCAACATAGTAGGGGGTGTAACAGACCCAACACTCACCAACATAGTAGGGGGTGTAACAGACCCAACACTCACCAACATAGTAGGGGGTGTAACAGGGTGTCTGGAGGGAGTTGTGGAGGGTGGTCTCCTTGGCAAAGCCAAAGTCAGTTAGTTTCAGCACGCCATTGGTCTCCTTGGTGGTGTAGAGCAGATTTTCAGGCTattgcgtgtttgtgtgtgtgtggagggaggtgTAAAAAAGAAAGCAATAAGTACATCACTAAAACCACCAGCGGTAAATACATGCCTGTCAGCGAGTGTCAGGTGAAAAATTAAATGATGTGTGTCTAAGAGTAGAGTCCCACCTTGACATCTCTGTGAGCTATGTCCATGTGGTGGAGGTACTCAATGGCCGTGCCTATGTCCCTCATGATCTCCGCAGCCTCTGATTAAAAGCCATGACATATGAATCTGATTAACAAAATGCGCACAGCTATAGGGTCACTGTAAATAATTGAGCACTGTAAATAATACAACACAGTTCCCCATCATAACTCACCTCTCTCTGTGAACGCCTGGTCCCCTCTGGCCTGAATGTGActgaacagctcccctccttccATACTGAGCCAGGAACAACAACAAGAGACACAGATCAGAGCTTCTCAACAAGAGAACAAAGCCATCAAGGCCAGCATTGTCCCTTAGTAATTACTGGGCAATTACTGAGCCCAATCAACAAATTCTAAGCATAATGACCAAGAAAGAGAACTGGGACATATTTGATGTTTATGTAAACTTTCATttggccaggagtttttcctgaccacgtGACCTAACCAGGAAAAAATCCTGGCCCTACTCATTAGTTACGGTTTTAAAGTCTGACATGCTAGAAAAGCTAAGAGCATTCATTACACAAATGCATTCTGGTCTATGTAGTCTCTATGGTCCTCACCACTCCATGATGATAAGCAGGCATTTCTTCCCCTGGTGCATGTTCTCATAAAGGCTGAGGATGTGAACGATGTATGGGCCCCCCGACACTCTCCAATGCAGCTCTACCTCCCGCCGCGCCTTAGGACTATCATACAGAATCTGCCCCCACAGAGAAGAAGGGTGGGTATAGAAacagagacgaagagagagaacAACGGGCATGTTTAGGAAGCACATTTACTATGACTAGGTATAATGATGGATGCAGCATGCATCTGTAGTGGAACGTATGCATCTATGCAAcatgtacagtaacagtcaaaattttggacacacctactcattccagggtttttcttatttttttttctattttctacattatagaataatagtgaagacgtcaaaactatgaaataacacatggaatcatgtagtaaccaaaaaagtgttaaagtaaccaccctttgccttgatgacagctttgcacactcttggcattctctcaactagcttcatgaggtggtcacctggaatgcatttcaattaacaggtgtgctgtGTTAAAAGTTagtttctggaatttctttccttcttaatgtgtttgagccaatcagttgtgctgtgacattaccttaagacatgaaggccagtcaatacggaacatttcaagaactttgaaagtttcttcaagtgcagtcacaaaatccatcaagcgctatgatgaaactggctctcatgaggaccgccagaggaaaggaagacccagagttacctctgctgcagaggataaggtcattagagttaccagcctcagattgcatcccaaataaatgcttcagagttcaagttacagacacatctcaacatcaattgttcagatgagactgcgtgaatcaggccttcatggtcgaattgctgcaaagaaaccactactaaaggacagcaataagaagatgagacttgcttgggccaagaaacacgagcaatggacattggaccggtggaaatctgtcctttggtctgatgagtccaaatttgagatttttggttccaacagccgtgtctttgtgagacacagagtaggtgaacggatgatctccacgtgtggttcccaccgtgaagcatggaggaggaggtgtgatggtgtgggggtgctttgctggtgacactgtcagtgatttattcagaattcaaggcacacttaaccagcatggctaccacagcattctgcagcgatacaccatcccatctggtttgcgcttactgggactatcatttgattttcaacaggacaatgacccaacacacctcccaggctgtgtaagggctagttgaccaataaggagagtgatggagtgctgcattagatgacctggcctccacaatcccccgacctcaacccaattgagatggtttgggatgagttggactgcagtgtgaaggaaaagcagccaacaagttctcagcatatgtggaaactccttcaagactgttggaaaagcattgttcatgaagctggttgagagaatgccaagagtgtgcaaagctgttgtcaaggcaaagggtggctactttgaagaatctaaaaatatatatatatatttgcttaacacttttttggttactacatgattccatatgtgtaatttcataattttgatatcttcactattattctacaatgtagaaaatagtaaaaataaagaaaaaccctggaataagtaggtgtgtacaaacttttgactggtactgtatatcctgtgtgagtgtgtttttgaGTGCATGTGTCCATGTTGTCTAGAACCACTCACAGGTCTTGGAGGAATTGATCAAGGGTATAATAACAGCCTTAATCAGGTTAAAATCCCTGAATCTTagccccacatctctctctcacctctctttcgtactttctctctctctcacacccacacacacagtctcttcaTATTCTCGCGTAAGTGAATCTATCATTACAAATCAAACCTGGACCCTTCATTCATATTAATTTGCTTGTCAGGACGATTCCCTCTAGAGCTTTTAAAATGAATGCTGCCTTTTATTAGTGCATTCAAAATCTACCTTCATAGTGTACCAGTAATAACAACCTTGCAATGTGATTGGATGTAAGGGTGGGAGGGATCCCCAGACACAACCAGATAAACTAGCTTATCTTCTGTCTGTGACAGGATGCAGTGCATGGtgggacagggaggagagggcagGTTGAGATTAAACTGTTTATAGAGGAGTAACCTAATACTCAGCCTCAACATTGTCCACAAATACTTGAAGAGCACACTTACAAAAGAATGTATACACTTGTGCCAGTACAACTGATCATACTCAACACATTTCATTTATCTATCTTTAGTCTACCTGGACAAAAAGAATAGGGAACTATTTTGTAGGTTGAGACTGTTCCATTGAAAACATATCCATAGGCTTTCTGTTATTGTTTTTTCAAGAATACTTCTGGTGACCCATTATTCAGGTGTTGAATTTGCATAACCTGTTGACCTAGCACTCTTTCCAAGTTGCTCACTATTCCAGTGGTTGATCTTCAAAGAACAGAAGAAAAACattccccactgggcacagatgtcaattcaatgtttattccacgttggttcaacgtcatttcattaaaatgacgtggaaacaacgttgatttaacCAGTGGGTGACCACAGATCCCCCTATGTCCAGAAAGGATAGATAGAGCTTAGAGCACATGCCAAGGCATAACTTAAGGAAAGGGATGGGGAACATCTGGTCCAGGTGGGTCGCATtctgtgcaggcttttgttccagcccagcacaaacacacaccagatttgagttgaatcaggtatgtgagagctggaacaaaagcctgcacaccagAGTAGATCCTCTCTAGATGGAACATAGAATCAGTCCAGACAGAGCATGTCATTGTCCATACAACATGACAATGACTACTGGCACTAACAACCTACCCTCTGCGTAAGACACGGTCCCACACAGTACATCACTGTCTCTCCCCAGACTCATCCACTGTCTGTCTGGGCGGGAGTAGTCGAGTTAGCTTAAAGAGCTGCACTGTTGCCGCTGGTGGCTCCTCTCCAAACCCGGCTCATAGAGAGACAGTTATCTATTGGTGTTATTAGTGCTTAAGTGGACCTCTTTAAAAGAGGAACAGGCACCAGTCAaagaaacacactctctctctgactctgtacATATATCCTCTTGTTTGTTGATACAGTAAATGTTGCAGAGGGAAGAAGTGGGACAGAATGTGACAGTAACTGACAACCTCTGTAACCTCTGCACACCAGATGCATGCTGTATACTGTAACCATGCCAAAATATGTCAATCAGTTTTTAGCATTATAATGTGTCCTCCTTCATACAACATCCCACCCCACATCAGACAAATTAAGTGATTCCAAATAAAGGAGTGACCCCATTGGAGAAAGTCAGCTGCAAAACTGAATATCAAAATGTGTCTTGCACTATTAACCCAACCCAGCGAGGTGCGAGttgctgccttaatcaacatccatgtcATCGGTGCCCAGGGAGCAGCTGTTGTAGGGGGGTTGGTTAACTGCTTTGCTCatgggcagaacggcagattatttgaaccagcaaccttttggttactattccaacgctcttaaccgctaggctacctgtcacccctgGTATCAAACCGCAAAGAAGGATGAGAGATCTGTCTAGGAAGCGACTGTCTAAGATGGAGGAGTAGTGAATAATTGATGACTATTCTCCCTCTTATCgtcaccattgtaaatacatccTCAAGTTTCCTTTCATTTACATCAGAGGATAAGAAAAGAAAGCAAGCAAGACCTCAAATACTTGGTGCCACTTGGGTCTGGTGACTgatggtctctctcgctctcttgctccaATTAAATTCAaggtgctttattggcatgtgaaacatatgtttacattaacaaagcaagtgaaatggatcacacacacacacacacacacacacacacacacacacacacacacacactaccttgaGGGCACACTTCTCCCCTGTCTTCTTGCAGTAGCATTCCATCACCTTCCCACTGATACCCAGTCCTAGTACTTGAGTTGTTATTTTGTAGTCCTCTGTGACTGCGTTGCGTTTGAACTCCAGTTTTGACTGGGCAGGCAGTTGGAAGAGTGTGGGGTCGCTAAGGGTGTCCCTGCCTGGGATGTGTGGAATGCTTCCACTCGGCGTCCCCTGGAGCTGAGGCTCGGATTGGTTGGCTGACTGCCTCTCTTCTCCGTTACCATTATGTTGCATGATGTGTTTCTTGCGgttcaatcccccccccccccctgctctccacggaaacagacagagagagagagatgcagtggTGTCCCCTCCCCGTCCAATGTTCAGCAGCAGCCTCACGTTCCCTTTCTCCCCCCAGCTCTGAGACGAAATGGCAATTTTTCTGATTCCTTTCTCGATTTTATTTTCAATTATGAAGCAAAAATAGGCGAATTATTCCACAGTAGGCTTATTTCTTTCGAGGAATTGCTACCCTATAATAATATTGGCACATTGACCGAATAAGAAGTTTTTGCATTGCATATCTAGAATAGTTAGTTATATGAAGCATTTTGAACTTCACTCTAAAAGAACATTCTAATTTGTGGTATAGTTAACAATCTATTATGCTAAATTTGAGtgtataaaaataaatggaacacAGGTAACGTTAAATGTGCAACAGCAAATACATCTGTACCGGATGTCCAGTTTAGTAGGAATTGACCAAAATGCGCATTACATTTCCTGTAAAATCATCGGCCGAATTAAAAAAAGATAACAGTCCTCGGTCCAGTTCCCTATCCTCTCCGTTATTATTCTTTCCGTTATTTTCCTCTCCTGTGCCCTTCTCTGAGGCTACACGAAACTCTTCAACTCCCCTTACGTCAGCACGGCTCAAGTTTATTCACACGGCCCTAATCTCTTAAAGGAGCCGCCACACGCAAAGACGGGCGGCCAGTAgggcatcccactgggcacaaacatAAATTCATTGccattttaactaggcaagtcagttaagaacaaattctaatgacgctgggccaattgtgcaccgccctatgggactcccaatcacagccagttgtgacacagcctggaattgaaccagggtctgtagtgacacctctagcactgagatgcagtgccttagaccaataaaccactcgggagccctattccacattggttcaacataCTTTTGAAATGATGCAGAAAcagcgttgattcaaccagtgtgtagGATGTggcatatatttttgttttaacaAAAAATTGAATAGGACGAAAAATACTGGTCAGTCACAGAAGTAGTCtttgtggtattagacattgtaaCTGCATGTCATAACCCACGTATGGCATTATGTACTACTTTATCTTCAGGACATTCTTGAGAGACGTTCATTAAAAACTACTCACCTAAAAAGATAGACCCCTGACTGGACATTTACTTTATATTACATGGTGTCAGAAATTCGTGAGGCACAGCAAATTATCCAGTGTTATATCAACACTGAAAGAGTGGGACCATATACACACTGGAaccagtgttaaattaacacactgcttagtgttAAACCTTATTCAGATATTTCCAAAGAGTGCCTTGCCTTTCGAGTGAATTGCAGAGTTACCAGAAATATTCTGTGCCATGGACTTATCAATAAATATGTtaaagttatatatatatatatatatacatatatatatattattgaacACAATATCATACGTATTTCATAAGGTCttattttgagggcctagttttacTTTTATATCTATCAAAATCTGTCTACATTTTTTTGACACCAACCaacaaaaagcaagttctgcagcttctagttttgtctaatcttgattattgtccagtcgtgtggtccagtgcggcaaggaaagacctagttaagctgcggCTGGCCCAGAACAGATCGGCacattttgctcttaattgtaatcagagggctgatataaatattatgcatgccagtctctcttggctaacaGTTGACGAGAGACTGACTGCaccacttcttctttttataagaaacattaatgtgttgaaaataccaaattgtttgcatagtcaacttacacacagctctgacacacacacacttatcccaccagacatgccaccaggggtcttttcatagtccccaaattcagaacaaattcaagaaaacgtacagtattatatagagtccttattgcatggaacatccttccatctcatattgctcaaataaacagcaaacttggtttcaaaaaacagataaagcaacatctTGCGGCTcaacacctctcccctatttgacctagatagtgtgtgtatac
It includes:
- the LOC120061422 gene encoding MAP kinase-activated protein kinase 2-like, with the protein product MQHNGNGEERQSANQSEPQLQGTPSGSIPHIPGRDTLSDPTLFQLPAQSKLEFKRNAVTEDYKITTQVLGLGISGKVMECYCKKTGEKCALKILYDSPKARREVELHWRVSGGPYIVHILSLYENMHQGKKCLLIIMECMEGGELFSHIQARGDQAFTEREAAEIMRDIGTAIEYLHHMDIAHRDVKPENLLYTTKETNGVLKLTDFGFAKETTLHNSLQTPCYTPYYVAPEVLGPEKYDKSCDMWSLGVIMYILLCGFPPFYSNTGQAISPGMKQRIRMGQYKFPNPEWAEVSEEAKQLINQLLKTDPNERMTIGQFMNHPWINQSMVIPPTPLHTSRVLTEDRELWDDVKEEMTSALATMRVDYDQVKIKDLDTSNNPLLNKRRNRPGVGATEGEGGGGGGGGGGGGEGVVGAMVCNSQ